One Acidobacteriota bacterium genomic window carries:
- a CDS encoding c-type cytochrome: MTHVLKSLAWTLAGGLVLTLAMPAPAEAQTVRREPARQIDSVEGADLYKAYCASCHGTEGRGDGPAAPALKHWPGNIRELAKKSGGKLSYADIEASITGKGKAIASHGSEDMPVWGPIFSALSSGDAAMTTLRITNLVKYIESIQDK; the protein is encoded by the coding sequence ATGACCCACGTATTGAAGAGCTTGGCGTGGACGCTAGCTGGCGGACTGGTGCTGACCCTCGCGATGCCCGCGCCGGCCGAGGCGCAGACCGTGCGCCGGGAGCCAGCCAGGCAGATCGACTCGGTCGAGGGCGCTGACCTCTACAAGGCCTACTGCGCCTCATGCCACGGCACCGAGGGCCGCGGTGACGGGCCGGCCGCCCCGGCGCTCAAGCACTGGCCCGGCAACATCCGCGAGCTCGCGAAGAAGAGCGGCGGCAAGCTGTCGTACGCCGACATCGAGGCCTCCATCACGGGAAAGGGCAAGGCGATCGCCTCCCACGGGTCGGAAGACATGCCGGTGTGGGGACCGATCTTCAGCGCGCTCTCGAGCGGGGATGCGGCCATGACCACGCTCCGTATCACGAACCTCGTGAAATACATCGAGTCGATCCAGGACAAGTAG
- a CDS encoding universal stress protein: MLTIKRVLVATDFSDASSAALAYARAFAERFSASIHLLHVLEDLASHAWTTEVYVAALPGVHEEMERQARERLEQQISADDRQRYGVVLALRGGSPFVEIVRYAREERIDLIVMGTHGRGAIAHMLLGSVAERVVRKAPCPVLTVRQPEHESDTA, translated from the coding sequence GTGCTGACCATCAAGCGTGTCCTGGTGGCGACGGACTTCAGCGACGCATCGTCTGCCGCACTGGCGTATGCGCGCGCCTTCGCCGAACGCTTCTCGGCCTCGATCCACCTGCTGCACGTGCTCGAGGATCTGGCCTCGCACGCGTGGACGACCGAGGTGTACGTGGCGGCGCTGCCCGGCGTTCACGAGGAGATGGAACGGCAGGCCCGCGAACGCCTCGAGCAGCAGATCTCGGCCGACGACCGCCAGCGCTACGGCGTCGTCCTCGCGCTGCGCGGGGGCAGCCCGTTCGTCGAGATCGTGCGGTACGCGCGCGAGGAGCGCATCGACCTGATCGTGATGGGCACGCACGGCCGCGGCGCCATCGCGCACATGCTCCTCGGCAGCGTGGCCGAGCGTGTCGTGCGCAAGGCCCCCTGCCCCGTGCTCACCGTTCGCCAGCCCGAGCACGAGTCCGACACGGCCTGA
- the argH gene encoding argininosuccinate lyase, translated as MRFAPEYVANVLNENFDDAKTLFLSSLLAIHHAHLIMLAECGIVPRPDARAIGRALDGIDEDAVRRVTYDGTYEDLFFYIDRLLVDACGVDVAGRLHTARSRNDIDMTLYRMRQREAILDLAEASFGLRAALLDVADRHRDTVFPAHTHTQPAQPSTVAHYLLGAIEQLERDAVRLQAAYVSTNRNPLGACAITGTGFAINRHRTSELLGFDGPTRNTYGSIATVDYLLESLGATSVLLVGLGRVLQDLLLWCTMEFGYLRLPDGFVQGSSIMPQKRNPVALEHARALSSRALGQATGVTIAVHNTPFGDIVDTEDDLQPLVFLAFADATRAVRLVAAAMAGADFNRPLMAERASRHWITITELAETLARDRGLPFRVTHEIAKRLIATSDAAPDRPLGTLLAEASAEVTGTAIVLDEAALAHVLSPDHFVAVRRTYGGPSPDETTAAMAASRERLDADHAWLGGRRGALDQAAARRRAEADRL; from the coding sequence ATGCGGTTCGCTCCAGAGTACGTCGCCAACGTCCTCAACGAGAACTTCGACGACGCCAAGACGCTGTTCCTCTCTTCCCTGCTCGCCATCCACCACGCGCATCTCATCATGCTCGCCGAGTGCGGGATCGTGCCGCGGCCCGATGCGCGCGCGATCGGGCGCGCGCTCGACGGCATCGACGAGGACGCGGTGAGGCGCGTCACCTACGACGGGACGTACGAGGACCTGTTCTTCTACATCGATCGGCTCCTGGTCGACGCGTGCGGCGTCGACGTGGCGGGCCGGCTGCACACGGCGCGCAGCCGGAACGACATCGACATGACGCTGTACCGCATGCGGCAGCGCGAGGCGATCCTCGACCTCGCCGAGGCCAGCTTCGGCCTCCGGGCCGCCCTGCTCGACGTGGCCGACCGCCATCGCGACACGGTCTTCCCCGCCCACACGCACACGCAGCCGGCGCAGCCGAGCACCGTCGCCCACTACCTGCTCGGGGCGATCGAACAGCTCGAGCGCGACGCCGTGCGGCTGCAGGCCGCCTACGTGTCGACCAACCGGAACCCGCTCGGCGCGTGCGCCATCACCGGCACGGGCTTCGCCATCAACCGGCATCGCACGAGCGAGCTGCTCGGGTTCGACGGCCCGACGCGGAACACCTACGGGAGCATCGCCACCGTCGACTACCTGCTCGAAAGCCTCGGCGCGACCTCGGTCCTGCTCGTGGGTCTCGGGCGCGTGCTGCAGGACCTGCTGCTCTGGTGCACGATGGAGTTCGGGTACCTTCGACTCCCCGACGGGTTCGTGCAGGGCAGCAGCATCATGCCCCAGAAGCGCAACCCCGTGGCCCTCGAGCATGCGCGTGCGCTGTCGAGCCGCGCGCTCGGTCAGGCCACCGGCGTGACCATCGCCGTGCACAACACGCCGTTTGGCGACATCGTCGACACCGAAGACGACCTCCAGCCTCTCGTCTTCCTGGCGTTCGCCGACGCGACGCGGGCCGTGCGTCTGGTGGCCGCGGCGATGGCCGGGGCCGACTTCAACCGGCCGCTGATGGCCGAGCGGGCCTCGCGCCACTGGATCACCATCACCGAACTCGCCGAGACGCTGGCGCGAGACCGCGGGCTGCCGTTCCGCGTGACGCACGAGATCGCCAAGCGGCTGATCGCGACGAGCGACGCCGCCCCAGACCGGCCGCTCGGCACCCTGCTGGCCGAGGCCTCGGCCGAGGTCACCGGCACCGCCATCGTCCTCGACGAGGCGGCGCTCGCGCACGTGCTGAGCCCGGATCACTTCGTCGCGGTGCGCCGCACGTACGGAGGGCCGAGTCCAGACGAGACGACGGCCGCGATGGCGGCATCGCGCGAACGGCTCGACGCGGACCACGCGTGGCTGGGCGGGCGACGCGGCGCACTCGACCAGGCTGCGGCGCGTCGCCGCGCGGAGGCCGACCGGTTATGA
- a CDS encoding methyltransferase domain-containing protein: MLARLDLAGHERVVDAGCGTGRLAAELLGRLPAGRLLCLDRSHNMIVEAARFLQPLTHARGCRLFLVEADLRHVPLDRWADVVFSTATFHWVPDHPRLFAEIFRSLDRGGRLLAQCGGAGNLDRVHGWAARVCEQPEFVPFFTDWTNPWVFATPDETSRHLVRAGFVDVDTSLEAAPTPFDTRSDFEGFLRTVVLRPFIGRLTTDELARNFVTAVADEAWAEGQGFWLDYWRLNLSARRPPG, from the coding sequence GTGCTGGCGCGCCTCGATCTGGCAGGCCACGAACGCGTCGTCGATGCCGGTTGCGGGACCGGCCGCCTGGCGGCAGAACTGCTCGGTCGGCTGCCCGCCGGGCGGTTGCTCTGCCTCGACCGCTCCCACAACATGATCGTCGAGGCCGCGCGGTTCCTGCAGCCGTTGACTCATGCCCGGGGATGCCGGCTCTTCCTGGTCGAGGCCGACTTGCGGCACGTGCCGCTCGACCGATGGGCGGATGTCGTCTTCAGCACGGCCACCTTTCACTGGGTGCCCGACCACCCTCGGCTGTTTGCCGAGATATTTCGGTCACTTGACCGAGGAGGCAGACTGCTCGCGCAGTGCGGCGGGGCCGGCAACCTCGACCGAGTGCACGGCTGGGCCGCACGTGTGTGTGAACAGCCGGAGTTCGTGCCGTTCTTCACGGACTGGACCAACCCCTGGGTATTCGCGACGCCCGACGAGACGAGCCGGCACCTGGTTCGCGCGGGGTTCGTCGATGTGGACACCAGCCTCGAAGCCGCGCCGACCCCGTTCGACACCCGGTCCGACTTCGAAGGGTTCCTGCGTACGGTGGTACTGCGCCCATTTATTGGTCGTTTGACCACAGACGAGTTGGCGCGCAACTTTGTCACGGCGGTCGCTGATGAAGCGTGGGCGGAGGGCCAAGGATTCTGGCTCGACTATTGGCGGCTCAACCTCTCGGCACGTCGCCCCCCAGGCTGA
- a CDS encoding alpha/beta hydrolase yields the protein MHTWSKVRAVVLTAGVLLAPASPYAGVLDGEWIGGFEGSRDWIFMRVAVSSGADRSTGTIDMPANGEQGIPLERLVHDERRAAFEVPGFRGNLLFEGRLREDGRLVGTVRQGTGRGRFELMRLRAMPAAEFREYEGNYQFDTGGVVLVYQGPFGPAYVDYASGRFGHLYPVHEGVFVSGPTSFSGWPVEQTVRFARAHDGVVTGLEWQRGREPSAHATRRHLYRAEPVRYPGGEVSLGASLLVPASPGPHPAVVMIPGSGPVTRHALMPLADVYARNGIAVLVPDKRGAGASTGNWARATFDDLAGDALAGVAWLRSRPEITHDQIGLHGASLGGWVAPLAATRSSDVAFIIVEAAPGVSPAEHERYRVEAQMRADGFSPLQVAAAVRLMDLKFDVGRTGKGWHRLVAGIDEALRQGWASYVNPSSSLESLMWTWTHVLSYDPAPVLERLRVPVLALYGELDTIVPSAKHREPFERALRRSGNADVTIRTFPKANHHFFAAVTGGRAEFPRLREFVAGYFEAGVDWLLERVDESTAEVGTADTEFLLRPVAAARAAS from the coding sequence ATGCACACCTGGTCCAAGGTCCGAGCGGTCGTCCTGACCGCCGGCGTGTTGCTCGCACCGGCCTCCCCGTACGCCGGCGTCCTCGACGGTGAGTGGATCGGGGGGTTCGAAGGGTCTCGGGACTGGATCTTCATGCGCGTCGCCGTGAGCTCCGGGGCCGATCGATCCACGGGCACGATCGACATGCCCGCGAACGGTGAGCAGGGCATTCCCCTCGAACGACTGGTGCACGACGAGCGTCGGGCCGCGTTCGAGGTCCCTGGCTTCAGGGGCAACCTGCTGTTTGAAGGGCGACTCCGCGAAGACGGCCGCCTCGTCGGCACCGTCCGCCAGGGCACCGGGCGAGGACGGTTCGAGCTGATGCGCCTCCGCGCGATGCCCGCGGCCGAGTTTCGCGAGTACGAAGGCAACTACCAGTTCGACACGGGCGGAGTGGTCCTGGTCTACCAGGGCCCCTTCGGCCCGGCCTATGTCGACTACGCGAGCGGGCGTTTCGGCCACCTTTACCCGGTTCACGAAGGGGTCTTCGTCTCGGGCCCCACCTCGTTCTCGGGCTGGCCCGTCGAGCAGACCGTCCGGTTCGCGCGGGCCCACGATGGTGTCGTGACGGGGCTCGAGTGGCAGCGGGGGCGCGAGCCGTCAGCGCACGCCACGCGCCGGCATCTCTACCGCGCGGAGCCCGTACGCTACCCGGGCGGCGAGGTGAGCCTCGGGGCGTCGCTGCTCGTACCCGCCTCGCCGGGGCCTCACCCGGCGGTGGTGATGATCCCCGGGTCGGGGCCCGTGACCAGGCACGCGCTGATGCCGTTGGCCGACGTCTACGCCCGCAACGGCATTGCCGTGCTCGTGCCCGACAAGCGGGGCGCCGGCGCGTCCACGGGCAACTGGGCCAGGGCCACGTTCGACGACCTCGCCGGCGACGCGCTGGCGGGGGTCGCCTGGCTGCGCTCGCGTCCGGAGATCACCCACGATCAGATCGGCCTCCACGGGGCCAGCCTGGGCGGGTGGGTGGCCCCGCTCGCCGCCACGCGGTCGAGCGACGTCGCGTTCATCATCGTCGAGGCGGCACCGGGCGTGTCACCCGCCGAACACGAGCGCTATCGCGTCGAAGCGCAGATGCGGGCCGACGGGTTCTCTCCCCTGCAGGTGGCCGCGGCCGTGCGGCTGATGGACCTCAAGTTCGACGTCGGCCGGACCGGGAAAGGTTGGCACCGCCTCGTGGCAGGCATCGACGAGGCCCTCCGTCAAGGCTGGGCGTCCTACGTCAATCCGTCCTCGTCGCTGGAGAGCCTGATGTGGACCTGGACGCACGTGCTCTCGTACGACCCGGCCCCGGTCCTCGAACGCCTCCGCGTGCCGGTGCTGGCCCTCTATGGCGAACTCGACACGATCGTCCCCTCGGCGAAGCACCGCGAGCCCTTCGAGCGGGCCCTGCGACGGTCTGGCAATGCCGACGTGACGATCCGGACCTTCCCCAAGGCGAACCATCACTTCTTCGCCGCCGTCACCGGAGGCCGGGCCGAGTTCCCCCGGCTGCGGGAGTTCGTCGCGGGCTACTTCGAGGCCGGGGTCGACTGGCTCCTGGAGCGTGTCGACGAGTCGACGGCTGAGGTCGGAACGGCTGACACGGAGTTCCTTCTCAGACCCGTCGCCGCCGCTCGGGCCGCGTCCTGA
- a CDS encoding threo-3-hydroxy-L-aspartate ammonia-lyase — MSTGSLPTFDDVQAAAARLAGIAHRTPVLTSRTVDRQTGASVFFKCENLQRAGAFKFRGAYNALACLDEAARRHGVLAYSSGNHAQAIALAGALLDVPCTIVMPADAPRVKLAATAAYGAEIVLYDRVREQREAIGARLAAARGLTVVPPYDHADVIAGQGTAALELLDDVGPLDLLLVCCGGGGLLSGSALAVRARCPACRVVGVEPALADDATRSFHTRTLQTVHNPPTIADGARTPSLGALTFPLVLDLVDDMVTVDDATLLRAMFFLWERLKIVVEPTGALAAAALLHGAVEARGLRVGVIVSGGNVDLREAARWLAEPGEPGS, encoded by the coding sequence ATGTCGACCGGCTCGCTTCCGACCTTCGACGACGTGCAGGCCGCGGCCGCGCGCCTCGCCGGCATCGCGCACCGCACGCCGGTCCTGACCTCACGCACGGTCGATCGGCAGACCGGGGCGAGCGTCTTCTTCAAGTGCGAGAACCTGCAACGGGCGGGCGCGTTCAAGTTCCGCGGCGCCTACAACGCGCTCGCGTGCCTCGACGAGGCCGCGCGCCGACATGGCGTGCTGGCGTATTCCTCAGGCAACCACGCGCAGGCCATTGCCCTGGCCGGTGCGCTGCTCGACGTCCCCTGCACCATCGTGATGCCTGCCGATGCGCCGCGCGTCAAGCTGGCCGCGACGGCGGCGTACGGCGCGGAGATCGTCCTGTACGACCGAGTTCGCGAGCAACGCGAGGCGATTGGCGCCCGCCTGGCGGCGGCCCGCGGCCTGACCGTCGTTCCGCCCTACGATCACGCCGACGTGATCGCCGGTCAGGGCACGGCGGCCCTGGAACTGCTCGACGACGTCGGTCCGCTCGACCTGTTGCTCGTCTGCTGCGGCGGTGGCGGCCTGCTCTCGGGTTCGGCGCTCGCCGTCCGAGCGCGCTGCCCCGCCTGCCGCGTCGTGGGCGTCGAGCCGGCTCTGGCCGACGACGCGACGCGGTCGTTCCACACGAGGACGCTGCAGACGGTGCACAACCCGCCGACGATTGCCGACGGCGCCAGGACCCCGTCGCTTGGCGCGCTGACCTTTCCGCTCGTACTCGACCTCGTCGACGACATGGTGACGGTGGACGACGCGACCCTCCTGCGCGCGATGTTCTTCCTGTGGGAGCGGTTGAAGATCGTCGTCGAGCCGACCGGTGCCCTCGCGGCGGCAGCGCTGCTGCACGGGGCCGTCGAGGCCCGAGGCCTCCGCGTAGGCGTCATCGTGAGCGGCGGGAACGTCGACTTGCGGGAGGCCGCGCGGTGGCTGGCCGAACCCGGCGAGCCCGGCTCGTGA
- a CDS encoding prepilin-type N-terminal cleavage/methylation domain-containing protein — protein MDTSTRGGTRGEAGLTLTELVVVLGIGSVLMATAVLLMPGAIRTARADGAAAQLASTLRTAREQAIAQRRNIRVQFLNQNQIRISRVEVPGPGETVLTDAFLENGAEFQLFGAVADTPDLFGNASATDFGDAEFLAFTSEGSFVDQNGDVLNGTVFLGTPNQPDTARAVSIFGPTATLRVWRWAGAQWVE, from the coding sequence ATGGACACATCGACACGAGGCGGCACGCGCGGAGAAGCAGGGCTGACGCTCACCGAACTGGTGGTCGTTCTGGGCATCGGGTCCGTCCTGATGGCCACGGCGGTCCTCCTGATGCCCGGCGCGATCAGGACGGCCAGGGCGGATGGCGCGGCGGCGCAGCTTGCGTCAACGCTCCGGACGGCCCGCGAGCAGGCCATTGCGCAGCGGCGCAACATCCGGGTGCAGTTCCTGAACCAGAACCAGATTCGCATCTCGCGGGTCGAGGTCCCCGGTCCGGGCGAGACGGTGCTGACCGACGCCTTCCTCGAGAACGGGGCCGAGTTTCAGCTCTTCGGCGCCGTTGCCGACACGCCCGACCTGTTCGGCAACGCCTCGGCGACCGACTTCGGCGACGCCGAGTTCCTCGCCTTCACGAGCGAGGGGTCGTTTGTCGACCAGAACGGCGACGTGCTGAACGGCACCGTCTTCCTCGGCACGCCAAACCAGCCCGACACGGCGCGGGCCGTCAGCATCTTCGGGCCGACCGCCACCCTGCGCGTGTGGCGCTGGGCCGGCGCGCAGTGGGTGGAGTGA
- a CDS encoding prepilin-type N-terminal cleavage/methylation domain-containing protein: MEPTTGADRREAGFTLVELLVTMAITLVVMGATLTAMVHAMRANESARAVTGMNNNLRNAMDLIVRDLIQVGQGLPTGRVVLVPAGVGAQPINRPGPVGANLTFDPAATELSAVTPGPDLGPDVNGLPTDIITTIAGDTAFDQVPLVALTTSSLTVASNPAVIGAVNISDGGADDIQVGDLIMLTKGAFSTLVFVTRTLNQQVFFEADDPMNLNQTDATLTLTGTIDQLLNAAPADVLPGGPASEQFLPTRATRIRMVTYYLNTTLDPTTPRLMRRLNWGTERPVDSGEFGAAVGFAVENLQVTYDLVDGVGNPANIRLDDDDLAGGGACGADPCSVNQVRKVNVFLTGRSLGEFSATRQFFRNSLTSQVSLRSLAFVDRYR; this comes from the coding sequence ATGGAACCGACCACAGGCGCAGATCGCCGCGAGGCAGGGTTCACGCTCGTCGAACTGCTCGTCACCATGGCCATCACGCTCGTCGTGATGGGCGCCACGCTGACCGCGATGGTTCACGCCATGCGGGCCAACGAGTCGGCCCGGGCCGTGACCGGGATGAACAACAACCTGCGCAACGCCATGGATCTCATCGTGCGCGACCTGATCCAGGTGGGCCAGGGGCTGCCCACGGGGCGGGTGGTCCTCGTGCCGGCCGGCGTCGGGGCCCAGCCCATCAACCGCCCCGGACCGGTCGGGGCGAACCTCACGTTCGACCCCGCGGCGACGGAGCTGTCGGCCGTGACGCCGGGCCCGGATCTCGGTCCGGACGTCAACGGTCTGCCGACCGACATCATCACGACGATTGCGGGCGACACCGCGTTCGACCAGGTGCCGCTCGTCGCGCTCACGACATCGAGCCTGACCGTGGCCAGCAATCCCGCCGTGATCGGAGCCGTGAACATCAGCGACGGCGGCGCCGACGACATCCAGGTCGGCGACCTGATCATGCTGACGAAGGGCGCGTTCAGCACGCTGGTGTTCGTGACGCGGACGCTCAACCAGCAGGTGTTCTTCGAGGCCGACGACCCGATGAACCTGAACCAGACCGATGCGACGCTCACCTTGACGGGGACGATCGACCAGTTGCTGAACGCGGCGCCCGCCGACGTGCTGCCGGGCGGGCCGGCCTCGGAGCAGTTCCTGCCGACTCGCGCGACGCGCATCCGGATGGTGACCTATTACCTCAACACGACACTCGACCCGACGACGCCGCGGCTGATGCGACGGCTCAACTGGGGCACGGAGCGGCCGGTCGACAGCGGCGAGTTCGGCGCGGCGGTGGGCTTCGCCGTCGAGAACCTCCAGGTCACCTACGACCTCGTCGACGGGGTCGGCAATCCCGCCAACATCAGGCTCGACGACGACGACCTCGCCGGCGGCGGCGCGTGCGGCGCCGACCCGTGTTCGGTCAACCAGGTCCGCAAGGTCAACGTGTTCCTCACCGGGCGATCGCTCGGCGAGTTCTCGGCCACCCGGCAGTTCTTCAGGAACAGCCTGACGAGCCAGGTCAGCCTCCGCAGCCTGGCGTTCGTCGATCGCTATCGGTAA
- a CDS encoding sodium:solute symporter, with translation MQWLDWVIVVGYLCWVVYDGLKRTKASTEIEGYFLANRSLPWWAVGLSVMATQLSAITMVGTTGQGYADGLRFVQFYYGLPVAMIILSLTVVPFFHRAKVFTAYEYLERRFDVKVRTLTSLLFLLSRGMSCGVIIAAPAVILSIVLGWNLTITVLAIGLPTAAYTMFGGVQAVTWTDVKQMFLIVFGLCAVAVALVLGLPDGVGFGDALQIAGATNRLDAFDFRFDLNETYTFWSGLIGGLFLMLSYFGCDQSQVQRYLTAKSIDQARSSLLMSAFWKIPLQALVLLVGILVFAFYLFHQPPMLFNPVHDQRVRASARGASYADLESEYVKAFEARKQAAETLVRARQAGDESGTIAAAAELSRRAGDVTAIREQAADMVRSVSGDRQYRDVNYIFPTFVTTHLPIGLVGLLIAAIFAAAMSSISSELNSLSTATVIDFYRRHFNKEASDDHYLLVSKFATGFWGVFACMVAVYATTLGSLIEVVNRFGSFFYGSILGVFVLAILVRRATAAGAFVGLLGGMSTVAWFAMNTSVSFLWHNVIGAVAVVVVGLTVSLFTPNRQAS, from the coding sequence ATGCAGTGGCTCGACTGGGTCATCGTCGTCGGATACCTGTGCTGGGTGGTCTACGACGGTCTGAAGCGCACGAAGGCCAGCACCGAGATCGAAGGGTACTTCCTCGCCAACCGCAGCCTGCCGTGGTGGGCCGTGGGGCTCTCGGTCATGGCGACGCAGCTGTCGGCGATCACCATGGTCGGGACGACGGGTCAGGGGTACGCCGACGGGCTCCGATTCGTGCAGTTCTACTACGGGCTGCCCGTGGCGATGATCATCCTGTCGCTCACGGTCGTGCCGTTCTTCCACCGTGCGAAGGTCTTCACGGCCTACGAGTACCTCGAACGGCGCTTCGACGTGAAGGTGCGCACGCTGACGAGCCTGCTGTTCCTGCTGTCGCGGGGCATGTCGTGCGGCGTCATCATCGCGGCGCCGGCCGTCATCCTCTCGATCGTGCTCGGCTGGAACCTCACCATCACCGTGCTCGCCATCGGCCTGCCGACCGCGGCCTACACGATGTTCGGCGGCGTCCAGGCCGTGACGTGGACCGACGTGAAGCAGATGTTCCTGATCGTCTTCGGTCTGTGCGCGGTGGCGGTGGCGCTCGTGCTCGGACTGCCAGACGGGGTGGGCTTCGGCGACGCCCTGCAAATTGCCGGGGCGACCAACCGGCTCGACGCCTTCGACTTCCGGTTCGACCTGAACGAGACCTACACCTTCTGGTCCGGCCTGATCGGCGGCCTCTTCCTGATGCTGTCGTACTTCGGGTGCGACCAGAGCCAGGTGCAGCGCTACCTCACGGCGAAATCGATCGACCAGGCGCGCAGTTCGCTCCTCATGAGCGCCTTCTGGAAGATTCCCCTCCAGGCGCTCGTGCTGCTCGTCGGCATCCTGGTCTTCGCCTTCTACCTGTTCCACCAGCCGCCAATGCTGTTCAACCCCGTGCACGACCAGCGCGTCCGCGCCAGCGCACGAGGTGCGTCGTACGCCGATCTCGAAAGCGAGTACGTCAAGGCCTTCGAGGCCAGGAAGCAGGCCGCCGAGACGCTCGTCCGCGCACGCCAGGCGGGCGACGAGTCCGGCACGATCGCGGCCGCTGCCGAGTTGAGCCGGCGCGCGGGCGACGTCACGGCGATCCGCGAGCAGGCCGCCGACATGGTGCGGTCGGTCTCCGGCGACCGCCAGTACCGCGACGTCAACTACATCTTCCCGACGTTCGTCACGACCCACCTCCCCATCGGCCTCGTCGGCCTGCTGATTGCCGCCATCTTCGCCGCCGCGATGTCGAGCATCTCCTCCGAGCTGAACTCGTTGTCGACGGCCACCGTGATCGACTTCTACCGGCGCCACTTCAACAAGGAGGCGTCCGACGATCACTATCTGCTCGTGTCGAAGTTCGCGACGGGATTCTGGGGGGTCTTCGCCTGCATGGTCGCGGTGTACGCGACCACGCTCGGCTCGCTCATCGAGGTCGTGAACCGCTTCGGGTCGTTCTTCTACGGCTCGATCCTCGGCGTGTTCGTGCTGGCCATCCTGGTCCGGCGCGCGACGGCCGCCGGCGCGTTCGTCGGCCTGCTCGGCGGCATGAGCACCGTGGCCTGGTTCGCGATGAACACCAGCGTGTCGTTCCTCTGGCACAACGTCATCGGTGCCGTCGCGGTGGTCGTCGTGGGCCTGACGGTGAGCCTGTTCACCCCCAACCGCCAGGCCTCGTGA
- a CDS encoding pyridoxal phosphate-dependent aminotransferase, with protein MFTRQPSRRLTAVQAPVVPIVGSWIRQTPGTISLGQGIVSYGPPLEATAALRAAAGDPNLHQYGPVAGQDDLLEAISGKLRRENGIALDTDSSVFVTAGGNMAFMTAVLAVADPGDEVVLVAPYYFNHEMAVVMAGCRPVAVGSDGRYQLDLAAIRAALTPRTRAVVTISPNNPTGAVYPEAALRAVNQLCAERGLVHVHDEVYEYFTYDGAAHFSPGSLAGAGRHTISLFSLSKAYGFAGWRIGYMVVPAGLADAVNKIQDTILICAPIASQIAAAAALRVGRRHCAPHVARLASVRTRVLARLDEVADLCEVPRPDGAFYCLLRLRAATDPMVLTERLIREHRVAVLPGTAFGDTASSLRVSYGALSPETVEEGLQRLVTGLRALSPH; from the coding sequence GTGTTCACACGTCAGCCCTCTCGCCGCCTCACCGCGGTCCAGGCTCCCGTCGTGCCGATTGTCGGCTCCTGGATCCGCCAGACGCCTGGCACCATCTCGCTCGGCCAGGGCATCGTGTCGTACGGCCCGCCTCTCGAAGCCACGGCAGCCCTCAGGGCAGCGGCCGGCGATCCGAACCTCCACCAGTACGGCCCAGTCGCCGGTCAGGATGATCTCCTCGAGGCAATCTCCGGCAAGCTCCGGCGCGAGAATGGCATCGCCCTCGACACGGACAGCTCGGTCTTCGTCACCGCCGGGGGCAACATGGCGTTCATGACGGCGGTGCTGGCCGTCGCCGATCCTGGCGACGAGGTCGTGCTCGTCGCGCCGTATTATTTCAACCACGAGATGGCGGTCGTGATGGCCGGCTGCAGGCCTGTCGCGGTCGGTTCCGACGGTCGCTATCAACTCGACCTCGCAGCCATCCGCGCGGCACTCACGCCCCGCACGCGGGCCGTGGTCACGATTTCCCCCAACAACCCCACGGGCGCGGTCTACCCCGAGGCCGCTCTTCGGGCGGTGAACCAGCTCTGCGCGGAACGAGGCCTCGTTCACGTGCATGACGAGGTCTACGAGTACTTCACCTACGACGGGGCCGCGCACTTCTCGCCCGGGAGCCTCGCGGGCGCCGGGCGGCACACCATCTCGCTCTTCTCGCTCTCGAAGGCCTACGGTTTCGCGGGGTGGCGCATCGGCTACATGGTGGTCCCGGCCGGACTCGCCGACGCCGTCAACAAGATTCAGGACACGATCCTGATTTGCGCACCCATCGCTTCGCAGATCGCGGCCGCGGCGGCCCTGCGCGTCGGCCGGCGCCACTGTGCCCCGCACGTGGCCCGTCTGGCGTCGGTGCGAACCCGAGTGCTGGCCAGGCTCGACGAGGTCGCCGACCTCTGCGAAGTGCCCCGCCCCGATGGCGCCTTCTACTGCCTCCTCCGCCTCCGGGCGGCGACCGATCCCATGGTGTTGACCGAGCGGTTGATTCGGGAGCACCGCGTCGCGGTCCTGCCCGGCACCGCCTTCGGCGACACCGCCTCGAGTCTTCGCGTGTCGTACGGCGCCCTTTCGCCGGAAACGGTTGAGGAAGGCCTACAGCGCCTCGTCACCGGTCTTCGCGCCTTGTCGCCACACTGA